In Pollutimonas sp. M17, a single genomic region encodes these proteins:
- a CDS encoding carbohydrate ABC transporter permease: MTQKLDTVGAWLLGILWFLPLAYTLWAAFHPSAYSTNFDLTAPLTLNNFIAAWHAAPFARYFLNTFILVTMVLAAQLVLSTLAAYAFARFEFKGRDLVFLLVLLQLMIMPDVLIVENYRLMSWLGVRDTIFAVGLPYFASAFGIFLLRQTFKTVPLELEEAARVEGASRWQILLKVYVPLARPIYVAYGLVSVSYHWNNFLWPLIITNSVESRPLTVGLQVFASTDQGIDWSIITAATLLSAAPLLIAFLLFQRQFVQSFMRAGIR; encoded by the coding sequence ATGACGCAAAAGCTCGATACCGTGGGCGCCTGGCTGCTGGGCATACTGTGGTTCCTGCCGCTGGCGTATACGCTGTGGGCGGCCTTCCACCCTTCCGCCTATTCGACCAACTTCGACCTGACCGCCCCGCTGACCTTGAACAATTTCATCGCGGCCTGGCATGCCGCGCCCTTTGCCCGCTACTTCCTGAATACCTTCATCCTGGTCACCATGGTGCTGGCGGCGCAACTGGTCTTGTCGACCCTGGCGGCCTATGCGTTCGCGCGCTTCGAGTTCAAAGGACGCGACCTGGTCTTCCTGCTGGTGCTTCTGCAGTTGATGATCATGCCCGATGTGCTGATCGTCGAGAACTACCGGCTGATGTCGTGGCTGGGGGTCCGCGATACCATTTTCGCGGTGGGCCTGCCTTATTTTGCATCCGCATTCGGCATCTTCCTGCTGCGCCAGACCTTCAAGACCGTGCCCCTGGAGCTGGAGGAAGCGGCCCGCGTCGAAGGCGCCAGCCGCTGGCAGATATTGCTGAAGGTGTACGTGCCGCTGGCCCGCCCCATATACGTGGCCTATGGGCTGGTATCGGTCAGCTACCACTGGAACAACTTCCTGTGGCCCCTGATCATCACCAATTCGGTGGAATCACGCCCCCTGACGGTGGGCCTGCAAGTGTTCGCTTCGACGGACCAGGGAATAGACTGGTCCATCATCACCGCCGCCACGCTGCTCAGCGCCGCGCCCCTGCTGATCGCCTTCCTGCTATTCCAGCGACAGTTCGTGCAATCGTTCATGCGCGCGGGTATCCGCTAG